A portion of the Musa acuminata AAA Group cultivar baxijiao chromosome BXJ1-1, Cavendish_Baxijiao_AAA, whole genome shotgun sequence genome contains these proteins:
- the LOC135674376 gene encoding LEAF RUST 10 DISEASE-RESISTANCE LOCUS RECEPTOR-LIKE PROTEIN KINASE-like 2.1 isoform X2, whose product MNPRILPSHKEIFTVFFFFFWILCLVVGSPVLAATIGSGDCQPQRCGNHTIKYPFWLSNKQPSYCGFPPFNVTCISSGGQAETLSFNVFDGLYHVKNIFYENKSVQLNAAGFDDDRCPLPTFNITSGLYPFDLSSANKRIFFLSNCSSSMNLSAFQNISCAADGGLSYFGGEYNGSGKLNFSGGVCKLLVVPVVGYIDVGIDVNYSALLRTGWLLNWTAPDCTECSDSGGRCGFNDTTTKFMCICPDQVHTRKCAHSRRTKHIIIVFASFGGLLLCLCVFLLIYYKKSHEGNVQSAEALLNMHGSLSPKRYKYSEIKRMTRSFSHKLGHGGYGTVYKGTLQDGRSVAVKLLTASKGNGEEFINEVVSISRTSHVNIVSLLGFCLEGSKRALVYEFMPNGSLEKFIYAEDSETRTPIGLEKLYDISVGIARGLEYLHRGCNTRIVHFDIKPHNILLDQDFCPKISDFGLAKLGSPKESILSMAAPRGTVGYIAPEVFSRNFGAVSSKADVYSYGMMVLEMVGGRKNIDAAVESTNEIYFPHWIYDRLDGKNEIDISGLNSENEETVRKMIIVGLWCIQMMPGNRPSMSEIVDMLEGSIKDLQMPPRP is encoded by the exons ATGAATCCCAGGATCTTGCCGAGCCACAAGGAAATCTttactgtcttcttcttcttcttctggatcCTTTGTTTGGTGGTAGGCAGCCCAGTCCTTGCCGCGACTATTGGGTCTGGGGATTGCCAGCCTCAAAGATGCGGGAATCACACAATCAAGTACCCTTTCTGGCTCAGCAATAAGCAACCGTCTTATTGTGGCTTTCCTCCGTTCAACGTCACCTGCATCAGCAGCGGCGGCCAAGCCGAAACCCTTTCTTTTAACGTTTTTGACGGTTTATATCATGTCAAGAACATCTTCTACGAGAACAAGTCGGTTCAGCTCAATGCCGCCGGATTCGACGACGATCGATGCCCGTTACCAACCTTCAACATCACTTCCGGCCTCTACCCCTTCGACCTCAGCTCCGCCAACAAGCGCATCTTCTTCCTCTCCAATTGCTCGAGCTCGATGAATCTATCTGCCTTCCAAAACATATCTTGTGCTGCTGATGGAGGACTGTCCTACTTCGGCGGTGAGTACAATGGCTCGGGCAAGCTGAACTTTTCCGGTGGAGTATGTAAGCTGTTGGTGGTGCCGGTGGTGGGTTACATCGATGTGGGCATCGATGTAAACTACTCTGCTCTGCTGAGGACTGGGTGGTTGCTGAACTGGACGGCGCCGGATTGTACAGAGTGCAGTGACAGCGGCGGCCGATGTGGATTCAATGACACGACAACAAAATTCATGTGCATCTGCCCTGACCAAGTCCATACAAGGAAATGTG CTCATTCAAGGAGGACAAAGCATATAATTATAG TATTTGCTAGCTTTGGAGGGCTTCTCTTATGTCTGTGTGTATTCCTCTTGATCTACTATAAGAAGTCTCATGAAGGAAATGTGCAGAGTGCTGAAGCCTTACTAAACATGCATGGCTCCCTATCCCCAAAGAGGTACAAGTATTCTGAGATAAAGAGGATGACCAGATCCTTCAGCCACAAGCTTGGACATGGCGGCTATGGCACTGTGTACAAGGGCACTCTCCAAGATGGCCGCTCAGTGGCTGTGAAGCTCCTAACTGCATCCAAAGGAAACGGAGAGGAGTTCATCAATGAGGTGGTCAGCATCAGTAGAACATCCCATGTTAACATCGTCAGTCTTCTGGGTTTCTGCTTGGAGGGATCAAAGAGGGCTCTTGTCTACGAATTCATGCCAAATGGATCCCTAGAGAAGTTTATCTACGCCGAGGACTCCGAAACAAGAACACCAATTGGGTTGGAGAAGCTGTACGACATCTCGGTGGGCATTGCACGAGGCCTGGAATACCTGCACCGCGGATGCAACACTCGTATCGTTCACTTCGACATCAAGCCTCACAACATCCTCCTGGACCAAGACTTCTGCCCAAAGATCTCAGATTTCGGACTGGCAAAGCTGGGATCTCCCAAAGAAAGCATCCTCTCGATGGCAGCTCCTCGTGGCACTGTGGGATACATCGCCCCGGAAGTGTTCTCCAGGAACTTCGGAGCTGTGTCCAGTAAGGCTGATGTCTACAGCTATGGGATGATGGTGCTGGAAATGGTGGGGGGAAGGAAGAACATAGATGCAGCAGTCGAGAGCACCAACGAGATCTACTTTCCTCATTGGATCTACGATCGTCTTGACGGGAAGAATGAGATCGACATATCAGGTTTGAACAGTGAGAATGAGGAGACTGTGAGGAAGATGATAATTGTTGGTCTGTGGTGCATACAGATGATGCCTGGGAATCGACCGTCGATGAGTGAGATAGTGGATATGTTGGAAGGAAGCATCAAAGACTTGCAGATGCCACCGAGGCCATAA
- the LOC135674376 gene encoding LEAF RUST 10 DISEASE-RESISTANCE LOCUS RECEPTOR-LIKE PROTEIN KINASE-like 2.1 isoform X1, with amino-acid sequence MNPRILPSHKEIFTVFFFFFWILCLVVGSPVLAATIGSGDCQPQRCGNHTIKYPFWLSNKQPSYCGFPPFNVTCISSGGQAETLSFNVFDGLYHVKNIFYENKSVQLNAAGFDDDRCPLPTFNITSGLYPFDLSSANKRIFFLSNCSSSMNLSAFQNISCAADGGLSYFGGEYNGSGKLNFSGGVCKLLVVPVVGYIDVGIDVNYSALLRTGWLLNWTAPDCTECSDSGGRCGFNDTTTKFMCICPDQVHTRKCEIVLDVAAHSRRTKHIIIVFASFGGLLLCLCVFLLIYYKKSHEGNVQSAEALLNMHGSLSPKRYKYSEIKRMTRSFSHKLGHGGYGTVYKGTLQDGRSVAVKLLTASKGNGEEFINEVVSISRTSHVNIVSLLGFCLEGSKRALVYEFMPNGSLEKFIYAEDSETRTPIGLEKLYDISVGIARGLEYLHRGCNTRIVHFDIKPHNILLDQDFCPKISDFGLAKLGSPKESILSMAAPRGTVGYIAPEVFSRNFGAVSSKADVYSYGMMVLEMVGGRKNIDAAVESTNEIYFPHWIYDRLDGKNEIDISGLNSENEETVRKMIIVGLWCIQMMPGNRPSMSEIVDMLEGSIKDLQMPPRP; translated from the exons ATGAATCCCAGGATCTTGCCGAGCCACAAGGAAATCTttactgtcttcttcttcttcttctggatcCTTTGTTTGGTGGTAGGCAGCCCAGTCCTTGCCGCGACTATTGGGTCTGGGGATTGCCAGCCTCAAAGATGCGGGAATCACACAATCAAGTACCCTTTCTGGCTCAGCAATAAGCAACCGTCTTATTGTGGCTTTCCTCCGTTCAACGTCACCTGCATCAGCAGCGGCGGCCAAGCCGAAACCCTTTCTTTTAACGTTTTTGACGGTTTATATCATGTCAAGAACATCTTCTACGAGAACAAGTCGGTTCAGCTCAATGCCGCCGGATTCGACGACGATCGATGCCCGTTACCAACCTTCAACATCACTTCCGGCCTCTACCCCTTCGACCTCAGCTCCGCCAACAAGCGCATCTTCTTCCTCTCCAATTGCTCGAGCTCGATGAATCTATCTGCCTTCCAAAACATATCTTGTGCTGCTGATGGAGGACTGTCCTACTTCGGCGGTGAGTACAATGGCTCGGGCAAGCTGAACTTTTCCGGTGGAGTATGTAAGCTGTTGGTGGTGCCGGTGGTGGGTTACATCGATGTGGGCATCGATGTAAACTACTCTGCTCTGCTGAGGACTGGGTGGTTGCTGAACTGGACGGCGCCGGATTGTACAGAGTGCAGTGACAGCGGCGGCCGATGTGGATTCAATGACACGACAACAAAATTCATGTGCATCTGCCCTGACCAAGTCCATACAAGGAAATGTG AGATTGTTCTTGATGTTGCAGCTCATTCAAGGAGGACAAAGCATATAATTATAG TATTTGCTAGCTTTGGAGGGCTTCTCTTATGTCTGTGTGTATTCCTCTTGATCTACTATAAGAAGTCTCATGAAGGAAATGTGCAGAGTGCTGAAGCCTTACTAAACATGCATGGCTCCCTATCCCCAAAGAGGTACAAGTATTCTGAGATAAAGAGGATGACCAGATCCTTCAGCCACAAGCTTGGACATGGCGGCTATGGCACTGTGTACAAGGGCACTCTCCAAGATGGCCGCTCAGTGGCTGTGAAGCTCCTAACTGCATCCAAAGGAAACGGAGAGGAGTTCATCAATGAGGTGGTCAGCATCAGTAGAACATCCCATGTTAACATCGTCAGTCTTCTGGGTTTCTGCTTGGAGGGATCAAAGAGGGCTCTTGTCTACGAATTCATGCCAAATGGATCCCTAGAGAAGTTTATCTACGCCGAGGACTCCGAAACAAGAACACCAATTGGGTTGGAGAAGCTGTACGACATCTCGGTGGGCATTGCACGAGGCCTGGAATACCTGCACCGCGGATGCAACACTCGTATCGTTCACTTCGACATCAAGCCTCACAACATCCTCCTGGACCAAGACTTCTGCCCAAAGATCTCAGATTTCGGACTGGCAAAGCTGGGATCTCCCAAAGAAAGCATCCTCTCGATGGCAGCTCCTCGTGGCACTGTGGGATACATCGCCCCGGAAGTGTTCTCCAGGAACTTCGGAGCTGTGTCCAGTAAGGCTGATGTCTACAGCTATGGGATGATGGTGCTGGAAATGGTGGGGGGAAGGAAGAACATAGATGCAGCAGTCGAGAGCACCAACGAGATCTACTTTCCTCATTGGATCTACGATCGTCTTGACGGGAAGAATGAGATCGACATATCAGGTTTGAACAGTGAGAATGAGGAGACTGTGAGGAAGATGATAATTGTTGGTCTGTGGTGCATACAGATGATGCCTGGGAATCGACCGTCGATGAGTGAGATAGTGGATATGTTGGAAGGAAGCATCAAAGACTTGCAGATGCCACCGAGGCCATAA
- the LOC135674368 gene encoding kinesin-like protein KIN-7A: protein MTAARPPNTPTSKIERIPIYTPGRSRIKEEKIFVTVRVRPLSKKELSLKDQEAWACVDDNKIVFKMPAQDRSNSSSSYTFDKVFGAACLTERVYEEGAKDVALSALTGINATIFAYGQTSSGKTFTMRGITENAVNDIYKHIDNTPERDFTIKISAMEIYNEIVRDLLKPDSGPLRLLDDPERGTIVDKLEEETAKDSQHLRHLIGLCEEQRQVGETALNDNSSRSHQIIRLIVESTVRENSDCVKSFVASLNFVDLAGSERAGQTHASGARLKEGCHINRSLLNLTTVIRTLSQGKQGVHIPYRNSKLTRILQSSLGGNARTAIICTMSPALSHVEQSRNTLFFATCAKEVTNTAQVNVVVSDKQLVKQLQKEVARLEAELRTPEPSACSEALLMEKELKINQLEIEMERLKRERDLAQSQLDELRQKFGDGQIVGLNPFDSSPCRVVKSLTFSGVSPNAGDKSHGKVERARNPMRQSSTVPSMLVHEIRKLEQLQEQLGEEANRALEFLQKEVACHRLGNQDAAETIAKLQAEIREMRVFRSLSKDDDICNVMTSQNAGANLKEEITRLHSQGSSIASLEEKLENVQKSIDKLVMSLPNNNHCVETNPKSSKSQIKKKKMLPLTVSSNVNRPNLIRAPCSPLSSSRQVMESEVENKVPENDTESHENISVSEKVTPSKSEDGGDISSREGTPGYRRSSSVNMRKMQKMFQNAAEENVRSIRAYVTELKERVAKLQYQKQLLVCQVLELEANEAAGYDAAEGDESITDAGNSPDAWKSRFKEQMQQIIQLWDVCHVSIIHRTQFYLLFRGDPADQIYIEVEVRRLTWLQQHFAEVGNASPAQMGDESISLSSSIKALRHEREFLARRLQSRLTEDERERLYIKWQVPLEGKQRKLQLVYKLWADPNDPAHIEESADIVARLVGFCEGGNMAKEMFELNFTLPASKKPWLLGWQPISNLLRL, encoded by the exons ATGACAGCAGCTAGACCACCTAATACTCCAACCTCAAAGATTGAAAGAATACCGATCTATACTCCTGGACGCTCTAGAATCAAGGAGGAGAAGATTTTTGTTACTGTACGTGTGAGGCCTTTGAGTAAGAAGGAATTGTCACTCAAGGACCAAGAAGCATGGGCGTGTGTTGATGACAACAAAATTGTGTTCAAGATGCCAGCTCAGGATCGCTCCAATTCATCCTCTTCATATACTTTTG ATAAAGTATTTGGAGCAGCTTGTTTGACTGAAAGAGTCTATGAAGAAGGAGCCAAAGATGTTGCTTTATCGGCATTGACAGGAATCAATG CCACTATCTTTGCTTATGGGCAGACTAGCAGTGGAAAAACGTTTACCATGAGAGGGATAACTGAGAATGCTGTTAATGATATTTACAAGCACATAGATAAT ACCCCAGAGAGGGACTTTACCATCAAAATTTCTGCTATGGAGATATATAATGAGATAGTAAGGGACCTGCTTAAACCAGATTCTGGCCCCCTTCGTTTGCTAGATGATCCCGAG AGAGGGACTATTGTTGATAAGTTGGAAGAAGAAACAGCAAAAGATAGTCAGCATCTAAGGCATCTAATTGGACTGTGTGAAG AACAAAGGCAAGTTGGTGAAACTGCCTTGAATGATAACAGCTCCAGATCACACCAAATAATAAGGCTG ATAGTGGAGAGTACTGTACGTGAAAATTCAGATTGTGTGAAATCTTTTGTTGCTAGCCTG AACTTTGTGGACCTTGCAGGAAGCGAGAGGGCTGGTCAAACTCATGCAAGTGGTGCCAGGCTTAAAGAAGGCTGTCATATAAATCGTAGCTTGTTGAATCTGACAACAGTAATCAGAACATTGAG TCAAGGAAAACAAGGTGTCCATATTCCTTATAGAAATTCAAAGTTAACACGTATACTGCAGAGCTCTCTAGGAGGGAATGCAAGGACTGCCATTATCTGTACTATGAGTCCAGCACTAAGCCATGTAGAACAATCTCGAAATACATTGTTCTTTGCAACTTGTGCTAAAGAAGTTACCAACACAGCACAAGTTAATGTG GTTGTGTCCGACAAACAGTTGGTTAAACAGCTGCAGAAGGAAGTGGCAAGACTCGAAGCAGAATTGCGCACTCCAGAACCTTCTGCATGCTCTGAAGCCCTTCTGATGGAGAAAGAGTTGAAAATTAATCAG TTGGAAATTGAAATGGAACGACTGAAGCGAGAAAGAGATCTTGCCCAATCACAATTGGATGAATTACGACAGAAATTTGGTGATGGTCAAATAGTG ggtttgaatccatttgattcATCACCTTGCCGAGTTGTAAAATCTCTCACCTTTTCTGGCGTATCACCAAATGCTGGTGATAAGAGTCATGGGAAAGTTGAACGTGCAAGAAATCCTATGAGGCAATCATCAACCGTTCCATCCATGCTTGTGCACGAAATTCGCAAGCTCGAACAATTACAGGAGCAGCTTGGAGAGGAAGCAAACCGAGCTCTTGAATTTTTGCAGAAAGAGGTGGCTTGCCACAGATTGGGTAACCAAGATGCTGCTGAGACTATTGCCAAACTTCAAGCAGAAATTAGAGAGATGCGTGTTTTTAGATCCCTTAGCAAAGATGATGACATTTGCAATGTGATGACCAGCCAGAATGCTGGAGCAAACCTGAAAGAAGAAATTACAAGACTGCATTCGCAGGGCAGTTCCATTGCCAGTCTTGAGGAGAAGCTAGAGAATGTTCAAAAATCTATAGACAAGCTAGTGATGTCCCTTCCAAACAATAATCATTGTGTTGAGACTAATCCCAAATCTTCCAAGTCCcagatcaagaagaagaagatgcttcCTTTGACTGtgagcagtaatgtaaataggccAAATCTTATAAGGGCCCCATGCTCTCCTCTCTCATCTTCCAGGCAGGTGATGGAATCTGAAGTGGAGAACAAGGTTCCAGAAAATGATACTGAATCCCACGAGAACATATCGGTTTCAGAGAAAGTTACACCATCCAAGAGTGAAGACGGTGGAGATATCTCATCAAGGGAGGGGACACCCGGTTATCGGCGTTCCAGTTCAGTAAACATGAGAAAGATGCAAAAGATGTTCCAGAATGCTGCGGAGGAAAATGTGAGGAGCATAAGAGCATATGTCACAGAACTGAAAGAGCGGGTTGCGAAGCTTCAGTACCAAAAGCAGCTCCTAGTTTGCCAG GTTTTGGAACTAGAAGCAAATGAGGCTGCAGGATATGATGCAGCGGAGGGTGATGAGAGTATTACAGATGCAGGAAATTCACCTGATGCATGGAAGTCCAGATTCAAGGAACAAATGCAGCAGATCATACAATTATGGGATGTTTGCCATGTCTCAATAATACATCGCACTCAGTTCTATTTGCTATTCAGAGGTGATCCAGCTGATCAGATATACATTGAAGTAGAGGTTAGGAGATTGACATGGTTGCAACAGCACTTTGCTGAAGTCGGTAATGCAAGTCCAGCTCAAATGGGCGATGAATCAATTTCTCTATCATCAAG TATTAAAGCACTGAGACATGAAAGAGAATTCCTTGCCAGGAGGCTGCAATCAAGATTGACAGAGGACGAGCGAGAGAGGTTGTACATCAAGTGGCAAGTGCCCCTCGAAGGGAAGCAGAGAAAGCTCCAGCTGGTGTACAAGCTCTGGGCAGATCCAAATGATCCAGCACATATTGAAGAAAGTGCTGATATAGTGGCTAGGCTGGTAGGTTTCTGTGAAGGAGGAAACATGGCCAAGGAGATGTTCGAGCTGAACTTTACACTGCCAGCGAGCAAGAAGCCATGGCTTCTTGGATGGCAGCCTATATCAAACTTGCTAAGATTGTGA
- the LOC135586823 gene encoding protein PLASTID MOVEMENT IMPAIRED 2-like, whose translation MDALQPQSPQGIGSGKAAIGLSGERVLGGKPDKINGQIFPQEDLSGKTRELHQAKADISRLNETKNSAQRERERAESELSQARLVAKELASRIEESNARARAQRPKLQPMRKMDKSQEDIEHDLVLQELDKAKKELSRLKLDVASAMEAKTKAEKESEACSSKAMAYSRSVEELKKKVDEADEEHVLVELARMEAEREFRDTEARRMAEADQFAKSIEIAKKRIKELQRELNHSKDLEMKLRITNSDVNVLQGEMELVRAMERSYQTDLSIKANKKREEDSDAKTALESAEAELKAAKQELATIKEESFQFMISMDHIREELMRTAAETSGLKKLEKRAETNIQHLNSKLLKAKSKLEAATVAEERAKAIVSNLSAALQQMKTEIETTKKEKQLIDEETKSIRDEIDMTDSGIRSAEERLYTSMEELEAAKASEAMALRKLSNVAHRTMRNRALSIPHSSTVTISRSEFEYLGQQAAAAQVVATKKVEAAQAWVEALAAEEKEIMMKAEFIEKEIKRSRTGEVMELHKTQKSSAVEEEPNELGHSEEEEESAVPAKPRKSTRENGMAASSRRITVRRLSTSSATRNARSPSFTIKKRKKVMPNLLKFLGDRRNRKQKV comes from the exons ATGGATGCATTACAACCTCAGAGTCCACAAGGAATTGGATCGGGAAAGGCAGCCATCGGCTTGTCCGGTGAAAGAGTTCTTGGGGGAAAGCCGGACAAGATCAATGGCCAGATCTTCCCACAAGAG GATTTGTCTGGGAAAACAAGGGAACTCCACCAAGCCAAAGCAGACATTAGCAGACTAAATGAGACCAAGAATTCTGCACAAAGGGAGAGGGAAAGGGCAGAATCTGAATTATCTCAAGCGAGACTTGTGGCGAAAGAATTGGCTTCCAGGATCGAGGAGTCCAATGCAAGGGCACGAGCTCAGAGACCCAAGCTCCAACCGATGAGGAAGATGGATAAAAGCCAAGAGGATATCGAACATGACTTGGTGTTGCAGGAGCTGGACAAAGCGAAGAAGGAGCTGAGCAGACTAAAGCTCGATGTGGCCTCTGCCATGGAGGCGAAGACGAAAGCAGAGAAGGAATCCGAAGCCTGTAGCTCGAAAGCAATGGCTTATTCACGCTCCGTGGAGGAGCTGAAGAAGAAGGTAGATGAGGCCGACGAAGAGCATGTGCTGGTGGAGCTCGCTCGCATGGAAGCAGAAAGAGAATTCCGAGATACAGAAGCCCGGAGGATGGCCGAGGCTGATCAGTTTGCTAAGAGCATCGAGATTGCCAAGAAGAGAATTAAGGAACTCCAAAGAGAACTCAATCACTCAAAGGATCTCGAAATGAAGCTTAGGATAACCAATTCAGACGTGAATGTGTTGCAGGGTGAGATGGAATTAGTTCGAGCGATGGAGAGAAGCTATCAGACAGATCTTTCAATCAAAGCtaacaagaaaagagaagaagattCTGATGCAAAAACTGCACTGGAATCAGCAGAAGCTGAATTAAAAGCAGCCAAACAGGAGTTGGCTACAATCAAGGAAGAAAGCTTTCAGTTCATGATCTCAATGGATCACATCAGAGAAGAACTGATGCGCACTGCCGCAGAGACCAGTGGGCTGAAGAAGTTAGAAAAGAGAGCTGAAACCAACATCCAACACCTCAATTCTAAGCTGTTAAAAGCCAAATCCAAGCTCGAAGCTGCAACAGTTGCCGAGGAAAGGGCTAAAGCAATTGTTTCCAACCTATCAGCTGCCCTCCAACAAATGAAAACAGAAATAGAGACTACAAAGAAGGAGAAACAGCTGATTGATGAAGAGACTAAAAGTATCAGGGATGAAATCGACATGACAGACTCGGGAATTAGATCAGCCGAGGAAAGATTATATACTTCCATGGAAGAGCTTGAAGCAGCCAAAGCATCAGAAGCTATGGCACTCAGGAAGTTGAGTAATGTAGCCCATAGGACCATGAGGAATAGAGCCTTATCAATACCACATAGCTCCACTGTGACCATCTCAAGAAGTGAGTTTGAGTATTTGGGTCAGCAAGCAGCTGCAGCTCAAGTGGTTGCAACAAAAAAGGTGGAGGCTGCTCAGGCATGGGTTGAAGCATTAGCAGCTGAAGAGAAGGAGATAATGATGAAGGCCGAGTTCATTGAAAAGGAGATCAAAAGGTCCAGAACAGGGGAAGTGATGGAGCTCCACAAGACACAGAAATCATCAGCTGTGGAAGAAGAGCCAAATGAACTGGGACAcagtgaagaagaagaggagagtgCTGTGCCTGCCAAACCAAGAAAATCCACTAGAGAAAATGGGATGGCAGCATCATCAAGAAGAATCACAGTCAGAAGGCTTTCAACCTCATCTGCAACCCGAAATGCTCGCTCCCCATCGTTTACCatcaagaagagaaagaaggtAATGCCCAATCTACTCAAGTTTCTTGGTGACAGGAGAAACAGGAAGCAGAAGGTATAG